A stretch of DNA from Candidatus Zixiibacteriota bacterium:
AATTGACTTCCTCCATCGCGCATGAACTGCGCAACCCCCTGACCGTCATTGGCGGCTTTGCCAACCTTATGCTTTCAACCTCGGGCATGGACGGCAATTCTGAATATCTTAATATCATTCTGGCGGAGACCAAACGGGCGGAAACGGTTTTGCATCACGTTCTCGATTTCTCCCGCGCCAGCCGGACAAAGACGCGCCTGATAGATTTCAATCAACTCGTCTCCAGCACCGTGGAGCTTCTCAATTCCAAAATGAGACATCGTCATAACCCTCCGACGATGCGGCTGACTGAAAGGCGCCTGCCGGTCTGGGGGAATCCGGACCAGCTTCAGCACGCCCTGCTGCAGTTTATGCTGATTTCCATGGAAGAGCTGACAGACGGCTGCAATGTCATCATCTCCACCGTGGAACGGGAGCAAAAAGCCTTAATGAAAATTGATTTCAGCGGGGGCGACCAGGCAAAACCGCAGATTATCAAGACCCTCAAGCAGATTTTTGGAAGCAGCACCGGAACGCAGAAACTGTCGATAATTGTCGCGGGCGAGACGCTTCGTTATCATGGCGGCAACTACGGCATCGAAAATGTCCCGAATGAATTTCCCCGAATTTATGTCGAATTACCCCAGTACAAGGGAGGAACTGATGAAGAAACTTCTTGTGGTTGACGACGAAGACCACATTAGAAAATTATACTCCGATGTTTTCACGCGGGAAGGGTATCAGGTGGAGACAGCGGCCACCGGTGAAGAAGCGCTTGCCAAAGCCGCCGCCGCTCATTTTGACCTGGTGGTGCTGGATATTGAGCTGGAAGAGACCAGCGGGCTGGAACTTCTCAAAAGATTCAAGGAGTCGTTCAGCAATCTGCCGGTGATTCTAAATTCAGCTTATTCAACATATAAAGCCGATTTTCACACCTGGGTCGCCGACGGCTATATTCTTAAATCATCCGACATCACTCCCCTTCGAGAAAAAATCAAGGAACTGGTGATGGTATGACCGATACAGAAAAACATAGAAACGATGACTTGCCGGCCGACTGGCATCTGCAGCTTGATGAACTTGCCGGTCAGGTCAAAGTCCTGGCGCTCAATCTTGCCATCTCCCTGGCTAAAGCCAAGAACGACCTCAAGGAGCTGACTGTTCTGGAGCCGGAATTCACCCGTTTGATTAACGGCTCTGTCGAAGTCATCAAAGAAATCACCACCATGCTTAAGGCTTTTCGCAATGAAGAGAAGATGGTCTATACGCCGCCATCACAGAATGAAAAAATGGACCGGATAGAGGTCTCTTTGAATGAAATTCTAAGTTTGAGCCAGACCGTTTTGAAGACAGTGGGGGAGATTAAGAAGAAGCGGGGAATGGTCGATAACTATAGATAGGCTTGAAAGGCTGGATGGGACCGGTACAGGATGACAAAAACAATGAATACTGTAAAAAATCTTGACTTGACTCGGATTGAGACCATGTCTCAGCAGCGGGGAAGGCCTTTTCGGATTCTGGTTGTTGATGATGAGCCGCGGGTGCGGGATGTATTCAAAGAATTTTGTGAAGTAACCCGCTCGGTTGAGGTCGATATCGCGGTTAACGGGCTGGAAGCCCTGGAAAAGGTCAAGGGGGGCGATTACGATCTGGTGACCATGGACCTGATTATGCCGGAAATGGCGGGAGTGGAGGCGGTTTCGCGCATAAAGGAGATGAAGCCGTATCTGCCGATTATCATAGTCACCGGCAACGCCACCGAGAAACTGGTCAAAGAAGCCGGGGTGCGTGGGGCGGCGTCGCTCTTATATAAGCCGGTGATGCTGAAGGATTTCGTCAACGAGATAATCGTCACTCTGGAAAAAAGCCACGACCGGCGGTCGAGAGCATGAAAAATAATGTCACCATATTGATTGTTGACGATGACCCGATGGTGCGGAGCGTACTGGAGCAGTTGCTGCAGCGCAAAGGTTACAATATTAAAGGGGTTGACGGCGCTCGCGAGGCTCTGGAATATATGAAGAGCAATAAAGTTGACCTGGTCGTCTCCGATATTTCAATGCCGGTCATGAGCGGCTATGAGCTATTGCAGGTAATCAAAAAGAGCTTTCCCCAGGTCGGAGTCATTATGATGACCGGATATGGCGATGCCTATTCGGTCAAAGAGGCGCTCAGCCTCGGAGCGGATGAGTACATTACCAAGCCGTTTAAGGGGCAGGAAGTGGCTCTGATTATTGAGCGGGCATACTGGCGATTCTTATCGAGTCAAAAAGCGGTGCCGGTCAATACGAAAACGTCAGTCTGATTTCTTCACTTCTTCCATATATTCTTAGAAAAATCTTGAATTTGGCGGACGATGCCATATATTGGCATTTCGACTGCCGCCGCCGGTAGATTCGCAATATAAGGAGAGGTGGCCGAGAGGCCGAAGGCAGCTGCCTGCTAAGCAGTTGACGCTTAACCGGCGTCCCTGGGTTCGAATCCCAGCCTCTCCGTATTAATTTGATATATCTGGCAGAAGGTGTTAATCTAAGTATTCGAGATTTTGCTGAGGGAATTTTTATGCTGGGTGCTATCGCCGGTGATATAATCGGCGCTCCCTATGAATGGAACCGTATCAAGACCAAAGATTTCCCGCTGTTCTCTCCGAGTAGTTGCTTCACCGATGATACCGTCCTGACCGTAGCGCTGGCTGACTGTATTCTTAATGGGCGCGAATATGGCGAAACCATGCGAGAATATTACCAACGATATCCCCACTGCAGTTACGGAGCCGGTTTCCATCTCTGGGCGAACTCTCCGAATCCCGTGCCTTATAACAGCTGGGGAAATGGAGCGGCAATGAGAATCAGCCCGGTCGGATTCGCTCTCGATGACCTATCTATGGTGCTTAAGGAGGCGGTAAATTTCACCTCAGTCACACATAATCACCCGGACGGGATTCGAGGAGCCCAGGCGGTTGCCTCGGCTATCTATCTTGCCCGAAGAGGGGATTCTAAAGACAGTATCCGGGAATTTATAGTTGATAGGTTTGGATATGATATCTCGCGGACACTGGATGAAATCAGACCTGATTATCAGTTTGATGAATCCTGCCAGGGAACTGTCCCTCAGGCAATCATCTGCTTCCTTGAGTCGACCGACTTTGAGGACGCCATACGAAATGCGGTCTCTCTGGGCGGGGACAGCGATACCCTTGCCTGTATTGCCGGGGGAATTGCCCAGGCCTTTTATGGAGAAGTCCCCGGGGATATAATCGCAGCGGTTGAGGAAAGACTTGACCAGAGTCTCTGGCGAATCTGTCGGGAGTTCTCAGAAAGGTTTGGGTGTTGAATGAATGACCTGAAATCCCTCCATTTTCCCTCCCGCGCTAAATGGCGCCAATGGCTGGAAAAGAACCATCAGTCCT
This window harbors:
- a CDS encoding response regulator, with translation MKNNVTILIVDDDPMVRSVLEQLLQRKGYNIKGVDGAREALEYMKSNKVDLVVSDISMPVMSGYELLQVIKKSFPQVGVIMMTGYGDAYSVKEALSLGADEYITKPFKGQEVALIIERAYWRFLSSQKAVPVNTKTSV
- a CDS encoding response regulator, with the translated sequence MKKLLVVDDEDHIRKLYSDVFTREGYQVETAATGEEALAKAAAAHFDLVVLDIELEETSGLELLKRFKESFSNLPVILNSAYSTYKADFHTWVADGYILKSSDITPLREKIKELVMV
- a CDS encoding response regulator, which produces MNTVKNLDLTRIETMSQQRGRPFRILVVDDEPRVRDVFKEFCEVTRSVEVDIAVNGLEALEKVKGGDYDLVTMDLIMPEMAGVEAVSRIKEMKPYLPIIIVTGNATEKLVKEAGVRGAASLLYKPVMLKDFVNEIIVTLEKSHDRRSRA
- a CDS encoding ADP-ribosylglycohydrolase family protein; amino-acid sequence: MLGAIAGDIIGAPYEWNRIKTKDFPLFSPSSCFTDDTVLTVALADCILNGREYGETMREYYQRYPHCSYGAGFHLWANSPNPVPYNSWGNGAAMRISPVGFALDDLSMVLKEAVNFTSVTHNHPDGIRGAQAVASAIYLARRGDSKDSIREFIVDRFGYDISRTLDEIRPDYQFDESCQGTVPQAIICFLESTDFEDAIRNAVSLGGDSDTLACIAGGIAQAFYGEVPGDIIAAVEERLDQSLWRICREFSERFGC
- a CDS encoding histidine kinase dimerization/phospho-acceptor domain-containing protein, producing the protein GVTANQGLGFNRAFLFLIDTDGAYLEGKVAIGPSSPEEAGEIWSRLSRQQKSLKEMLEDYSDRENLSNYSLSSLISGWRIPLASETFFSRALQEGMGINVTGRDELPEPSREIMRRLHTVNLAVAPIISKDKKLGIIAADNQITGKRISSSDVKLLQTFANHTAVAIERSRLYDNLVEHAAELELINRQLAESQEQMIRVEKMSVIGELTSSIAHELRNPLTVIGGFANLMLSTSGMDGNSEYLNIILAETKRAETVLHHVLDFSRASRTKTRLIDFNQLVSSTVELLNSKMRHRHNPPTMRLTERRLPVWGNPDQLQHALLQFMLISMEELTDGCNVIISTVEREQKALMKIDFSGGDQAKPQIIKTLKQIFGSSTGTQKLSIIVAGETLRYHGGNYGIENVPNEFPRIYVELPQYKGGTDEETSCG